A segment of the Streptomyces sp. P9-A2 genome:
AAGAGGTCCAGATGAAGTCCGAGTGCCTCGGCGACGAGGGACTTGATGATGTCCCCGTGCGAACACATGAGATAGACCGCGTCGGCGCCGTGATCACGCTCCACGCGCGCGTTCCACTCGCGCACCGCCTCGGCGGCGCGTGTCTGCATCGCGCGCATGGACTCCCCGCCGGGGAAGGCCGCGGCCGACGGATGGGCCTGGACCACCTCCATGAGGGGCTCGTCCTTCAGCTCGGCGAGCTTGCGGCCCGTCCAGTCGCCGTAGTCGCACTCCCCGATGCGGTCGTCGGTGCGGGCGGTGAGGCCGGGCCGGGCCTCCAGGAGCGGTCGGATCGTCTCCTGGCAGCGCTGGAGGGGGCTGGTGACGACCTCGGAGAGGGGCAGGGCGGCGAGCCGTCCGGGCAGGGCTGCGGCCTGCGCGGCCCCGCGTTCGTCGAGGGCGACGCCGGGCGTCCGGCCGGCGAGCAGTCCCTCGGTGTTGGCTGTGGATCGTCCGTGCCGGACCAGGAGCAACGTGGGCATGCGGCCCAGGGTAGGCGCACGCGCGGGTGCGTGGCCGGGCGCGTCGCACGATGCGCCGTCCGCTGCGCCGCCGGATGTGTTGTCCGGCCGGTGCGGGGAATGCGCGCTCCATGATCGTCGACTGTGCCGTTTACCGGGAGGGGCGCCGGACGGAGGGGCCCGGTGACTTCTCCGACGCGCTGGAGCAGGCACGTGCGTCGGGGGGGTTCGTCTGGATCGGGCTGCACGAGCCGACGGCGGACGAGTTCGGCCTGGTCTCCCAGGAGTTCGGGCTGCACCCGCTGGCGGTGGAGGACGCCCTCAAGGCGCATCAGCGGCCCAAGCTGGAGGTGTACGACGACTCGCTGTTCATGGTCCTCAAGCCGGTCGCCTACGAGCCGGACAGCGACGCCGTCTCCACCGGCGAGATCATGATCTTCCTGGGTGACGCGTTCGTGGTGACCGTCCGGCACGGCGAGGGCTCCCCGCTGAACGCCGTACAGAGCCGTCTGGAGCACGAACCGGAACTGCTGGGCAAGGGGCCGACATCGGTGGTGTACGCGATCGCCGACGCCGCCGTCGACCACTATCTCGACGTGGCGACCGAACTGCAGACCGACCTGGAGGAGCTGGAGGCGGAGGTATTCAGCCCGGACGGCGCCGGTACGCAGCACACGGCGTCCAGGATCTACACCTTCAAGCGGCAGATCCTGGAGTTCCGCCGGGCGACCGGGCCGCTGACGCAGCCGGTGGCACGGCTCACAGGGGCGGGCGCGTCCGGTGCGGCGGTGCCCTTCGTGTCCAAGAAGTCGCGGCCCTTCTTCCGTGACGTGCACGATCACCTCACGCGCGTGAACGAGTCCGTGGAGAACCTGGACCGGCTGGTCTCGGACATCCTCTCGGCGCATCTGGCCCAGGTGAGCGTCCGGCAGAACGACGACATGCGGAAGATCTCCGCATGGGCGGCCATGGCGGCGGTCCCCACGATGCTCGCGGGGATCTACGGCATGAACTTCGAGCACATGCCGGAGCTGCGGTGGGAGTGGTCCTATCCGGCGGTGATCCTGGTGATGGCCGTGCTGGAGGTTCTGCTGTACCGGCTGTTCAAACGGCGCGGCTGGATGTAGCGGGCGGCGGGCCGGAGGGGACCGGCGTCCGGCCCGGTGCGGGCGGCGGGCCCTCTCCGGCGGCGCGGCCTCCTCCGGCTCCGTCCGCGGCTCAGGCGAACCCGGGGGCCGTGCTCGCCGGGCCGCCCAGGGCGTTACGGCGGTCCGGCATCCTCAGCGAGACCATGCGGCGCCAGCCGCCCAGACGCTCGTAGACGTAGACCGCGTGGATGCCGGCCGCCAGGAGCGCCGCCCTGGCCCTGGACCAGCCGAGGATGCGGCCCATCCGGTCCATCACCGCGAGGCTGACGTCCCGGTAGACGCGGATCTCGGCGAGCGCGTTCGCGCGCAGGGTGCGCTGGATGACACGGCCGTGTCCGGCGTAGGCGAAGCGCAGGAGTTCCTCGTGGCAGTAGGCGAGGTGGTTGTCCTCGTCGGCGGAGATCATCCTGACCGCGCGGCCGAGTTCGGGGTGGTCGGAGAAGTGCTTGCGGAGCAGTTCCATCTGCTCGGAGGCGCGCTGTTCGGTGACCCGGCTGTGGGCGAGGTAGGTCACGATGTCCTCGACGGTGAGCGGCGCGTCGTGCCTGAGCCTGTCGTGCGCCAGGCCTACGCCGCCGCGCTCGAGGAGCATCGTGTAGTCGGTCTCGGGCGGGACGGGGACGGGCCGCACACCGCGCTTCTTCATCAGTGCGTCGAAGATGCGGCCGTGCTTGTCCTCGTCGGCGCCGTGCCTGGTGATCTTGGGAATGAGCGCGCGCTGGGACTCGGGGACCAGAGCGGCGATCCGGGCGTTCTCCCAGCCGCCCTGGGACTCTCCACCGGCCGCGATGGAACAGAACAGCGCGAAGGACTCGTCGTCGTCGAGGATCTCCTGGAACAGACTCTTGGTCGAAAGCATCATGGGCCCCCTCTCCGCGAGAATTCCGTACGTCCGCGGTGCCGCGGTGGTCCGAAGTGGTCCGCGAAGAAGAAGTCAAATGCGAGGAGGGGCGCAGGGCAACAGGGACGGCCCACAACTGCGCCGAACGGAGGACGGCCGAGGGGGCACCGGGGCGTAACCACGGGGGCCGCCGGGCGTTGTGGTGGGTGACGGCCGTGGCGGGGAAGACCCCCGAGCCCCCGCCACGGCCGTGGAATTCCTCGCGGGCGGCCCTATGCGAGCCCGGCGCGTTCCAGGGCCTCGGTACCGGCGCGCAGCGACGCGAGTCGCTCGTCGAGGGTGAAACCGGCCGGGGCGAGGGTGAGGGTGGTGACCCCGGCCGCCGCGTAGGCCTTCATCCGGTCCGCGATGCGGTCCACGGAGCCGAGGAGCGTCGTTGAGTCGATCAGGTCGTGCGGTACGGCCGCGGCAGCGCCCTGCTTGTCGCCGGACAGGTACTTGTCCTGAATCTCGGCGGCCTCCCGCTCGTAGCCCATGCGCCCGGCGAGCTGGTTGTAGAAGTTCTGCTTGCGGCTGCCCATGCCACCGACGTAGAGCGCGGTGTAGGGGCGGAAGGTGTCGGCGAGGGCGGTGACGTCCTTGTCGTCGCCGACGGCGAGGGGCAGTGTGGGGCAGATGTCGAAGCCGTCGAGGGTCTTGCCCGCCTTCTCCCGGCCCGCCCTCAGGTACCTGACGGCGGTGTCCTCCAGGTGGTCGGCGGAGGGGAAGATCAGCAGGGCGCCGTCGGCGATCTCGCCGGTCTGTTCGAGGTTCTTCGGGCCGATCGCGGCGATGTAGAGGGGAATGTGCTCGCGCTGCGGGTGCACGGTGAGCTTGATGGGCTTGCCGGGGCCGCCGGGGAGGGGAAGCGTCCAGTGCTCGCCGTCGTGGGTGAGGCGCTCGCGCGTCATGGCCTTGCGGATGATCTCGACGTACTCGCGGGTCCGGGCGAGCGGCTTGTCGAACTTGACGCCGTACCAGCCCTCGGAGACCTGCGGGCCGGAGACGCCGAGGCCGAGGCGGAACCGGCCGCCGGAGAGGGAGTCGAGGGTGGCGGCCGTCATCGCGGTCATCGCGGGCTGGCGGGCCGGGATCTGGAAGATGGCCGATCCCACGTCGATGCGTTCGGTATGGGCCGCGACCCAGGTGAGCACGGTGGCGGCGTCGGAGCCGTAGGCCTCGGCCGCCCAGCAGACCGCGTACCCGAGGCGGTCGGCCTCCTGCGCCACGGCGAGGTTGTCCGCGTCCATTCCGGCGCCCCAGTAGCCGAGGTTGATCCCGAGCTGCATGGCCGTCTCCCCTTACCGATCAGTAACGTCGTGTGTGCGGAGACCCTATACCGCGGGGAGCCGGGCGGGGCATGCGACGCCGCACCCTGTCTTCGGGCCGGGCGGGGCTCGGGCGGGGCAGGAGCGGGGGCCCGGCAGGGGCCCGGCGGCCCGGTGACCGGGCGAATCCGTTGTCCACAGGTACCCACACCACAAGGTCTGGCCAGTAATCTCGGCGTTCATGGAGCAGAGGCATCTCGGCCGTACCGGCCTGCGCGTGTCCCGGATCGGTCTCGGGACCCTGACCTGGGGTCGGGACACCGACGAGCATGACGCCGCGGACCTCTTGAAGACCTTCTGGGAGGCGGGCGGGAACCTCGTCGACACCGCCGACGTGTACGGCGACGGGGAGGCCGAGTATCTGCTCGGGCAGCTCATGGACGGGCTGGTGCCGCGCCGGGATCTCGTCATCTCGACCAAGGCCGGCAGCGTGCCGGACCCGGACCGCAGGGTCGACGGCTCGCGCGGTCATCTGCTCTCCGCGCTGGACGCCTCGCTCGCACGCCTGGGCACCGACCACGTCGACGTGTGGCATCTCCACTCCTACGATCCCGCCACCCCGCTGGAGGAGACGCTCCAGGCCCTCGACATCGCCGTCGCCAGCGGGCGGGCCCGCTATGCCGGCGTGGCCGACTTCTGCGGCTGGCAGCTGGCCAGGGCGGCGACCTGGCAGCTCGCCGCGCCCGGCTCGCGGGCCCGGCTCGCGAGCACCCAGATGGAGTACTCGCTGCTCCAGCGGGGCGTGGAGCGGGAGGTGCTGCCGGCCGCCGTCGACACCGGGATCGGGCTGCTCCCCTCGTCCCCGCTCGGGCGGGGCGTGCTGACCGGCAAGTACCGGGGCGGCGCCGTGCCGCCGGACTCGCGGGGCGCCTCCGAGCACCTGGCGCCGTTCGTGGAGCCGTACCTGGACGACACGGCGAGCAGGATCGTGGACGCGGTGACGACGGCGGCGGACGGGCTGGCCGTGACCGCGCTCCAGGTGGCTCTCGCGTGGGTGCGGGACCGGCCGGGCGTGGCCGCCCCCGTGGTCGGCGCGCGCAACGCACGGCAGCTCGCGGCGGCGTTGTCAGTGGAGGCCCTTAGTCTTCCTGACGAGATCTGCCGGGCGCTCGACGATGTGTCGGCGCCCGTGCACCGCTATCCCGATCACGACTGGAGCACGCTGTGAGCACGGAGCCGCCCGAGACCACGGAGGACGCCGAGCCGGGGACACCGGGCGAGGCGGCGGACACCTCGGAGACCGCGGCGGCCTCGGGTACCGCGGAGGTCTCCCCCGAGGCCGCCCCGGATGCCCCCGCGGAGGCGGAGGGCACGGAGACGGCGGGCACGGAGGCGGCGGGCACGGAGACGGAGAGCGTGCAGACGCCCGGGGCCGGGCAGGTGTCCGAGGCCGAGGCCGAGTTGCTGGCGCAGCGGGCCGAGCGGGAGCGGATCGAGCGGCGGAAGGCGCAGCGGCAGGAGCCTATCGAGGCCGGCGGCAAGCTGAGCGGCACGGCAGCCGATCTGCTCGCCGCCGTACGGGCTGTGGAGAGCGGCGAGAAGCCGGCGACCGCGGTGTTCGAGGAGGCCCCCCGGCCCGCGCCGCGGCGGCCCGCTCCCGAACCGGTGCGGCCGGCGCCGCCGGTGACCGTCGAGCCGGTCCCCGCCGACGGCGTGGTCGCGGCCGTGCGTGAGGTGCTCGTCCAGGGCGGCGCGCCCGAAGGGCTCGCCGCGCGGGCTGCCGGTGTGCTGGGCGAGGGGGCCGCACAGGCGTTGCGGGCCGATCCCTGGCAGCTGTTGCGGGTGGCGGGTGTGCGGCCCGAGCAGGCGGACGGTTTCGCACGGGCGCTGCTCGGCGGTGAGGCCGGGCCGGAGGACGGGCGGCGCGAGCGGGCGGTCACCGGATGGCTGATGGAGCAGGCCGCGGCGGCCGGGCACACCGCCCTGGAGATGTCCGCGCTGACCACCGTGCTGGCTCGGCAGGGGGTACCGGATCCCGAGGAGGCCGTGCGGACCGCGATCGCCGACGGTGACGTCCTGGTCTTCCAGGACCCGCTGCCGGAGACGGGCGCCCCGGCACCCCGGCGGGGCGGTGCCGCGGACGGCGCGGACGGCGCCGAGGAGGAGCGGCCCGTCCGAGTGCTCGTGGGACTCGAGCGGTATGCGATGGCCGAGGAGAGCCTCGCCGACGGGCTGGCCCGGCTCGTCAACTCCGCTCCCCAGCAGGACGGTCCGGGTGCGGAGTGGGAGCGGGCCGCCGCCTCGGCGAGCGGATCCGCGGGGGAGCTGATCCGCGCGGTCGCCGGTCACGGACTGGTGCTGCACACGGGCGGGGAGGCGTCCCTCGTCGAGCCGGCGGCTCTGCTCCGGGCGGCACACGGTCTCGGACTGCGTGCCTGGGCCGCCGCCCACACCCCGATCGGGCGGGCCCGGTTCGCGGCCCTGCTGGAGGCCGCCACGGCCGGGGGCGTGGAGACCGGAGGGACGGGCGCCGGCGTCACCGTGGCGGAGGGCGAGAGGGCCGAGGGCCCCGCGGTCGCCACCGTCGCCGGGCTGCTGTCCGGTGCCGAGGGACCGGGGCGGGACGCCGACGGGGCGCTGCTGCTGGACCTGCTCGTCGTGCTGGACGCTCCTCAGCTCGACGTCGAGACGGCCGCGCTGGTCACGGAGTCGCTACCGGACGGTTCCCGGCTGCTGCTGGCCGGGGACCCGGGCGTGCTGTGGTCCGTCGGCCCGGGGCGGGTGTTCGCCGATCTGCTGGCCGCGCGTGTGTGCCCGCAGATCGCCTCCCGACGGCCGGATCCCGGGCCGCTGGGCGAACTGGTCTCCGGTATCGGGGCCGGTGAGCTGAACCAGGTGGCGGCACCCGGCAAGGAGGTCGTCATCGTGCCGGTGCGGGACCCGGGTGAGGCCGTGCACCGGACGGTGCAGCTCGTGGTCGACTCGGTGCCGCGCGCGATCGGGGTACCGGCGGAGGAGACGCAGGTGATCACGCCGGGGCACGGGGGTGCGGTGGGCACGCGCGCGCTGAACGCGGCGTTGAAGGAGCGACTGAATCCGGGGCCGGGGCGCTTCGGCGGGTTCGACCCGGGTGACCGGATCGCCTACTCCCCCGCCCCGGGGCGTACGGTGCCGGGCCGGGTGGTGAAGGCCGATGCCGACGGGCTGCACCTGGCCTGCGCGGGCGAGGCCGTCGTCGTGCCGCAGGAACGGGTGGAGCAGGCGGTACGGCACGGCTGGGCGCTGACGGCGCACCAGGCGGCCGGGGGCCGGTGGCCGGCCGTGGTCGTGGTCCTGCCCGGCGATGCCGTGCAGGCGTTGAGCCGGCCCTGGGTGTACACGGCGTTCAGCAGGGCGGACCGCCATCTGTCCGTGGTGCACGGGGTGGAGCAGGCGCTGCCGCGTGCCGTGGCGGAGGTGGCGGCGAAGCCCCGGACGACCCGGCTGCCGGTACTGCTGGCGCCGCAGGTCCCCGCAGCGGCCGGCTGACTCCGGACATCACCCGCGGACGGTGACCGCGGTGGCGGTGGCACCCTCGGTGCCACCGCCTGTGCCGCTCTCGCC
Coding sequences within it:
- a CDS encoding histidine phosphatase family protein gives rise to the protein MPTLLLVRHGRSTANTEGLLAGRTPGVALDERGAAQAAALPGRLAALPLSEVVTSPLQRCQETIRPLLEARPGLTARTDDRIGECDYGDWTGRKLAELKDEPLMEVVQAHPSAAAFPGGESMRAMQTRAAEAVREWNARVERDHGADAVYLMCSHGDIIKSLVAEALGLHLDLFQRISVDPCSVTAIRYTRLRPYLVRLGDTGDFAALAPSEEPPSDDAPVGGGAGAP
- the corA gene encoding magnesium/cobalt transporter CorA, translated to MIVDCAVYREGRRTEGPGDFSDALEQARASGGFVWIGLHEPTADEFGLVSQEFGLHPLAVEDALKAHQRPKLEVYDDSLFMVLKPVAYEPDSDAVSTGEIMIFLGDAFVVTVRHGEGSPLNAVQSRLEHEPELLGKGPTSVVYAIADAAVDHYLDVATELQTDLEELEAEVFSPDGAGTQHTASRIYTFKRQILEFRRATGPLTQPVARLTGAGASGAAVPFVSKKSRPFFRDVHDHLTRVNESVENLDRLVSDILSAHLAQVSVRQNDDMRKISAWAAMAAVPTMLAGIYGMNFEHMPELRWEWSYPAVILVMAVLEVLLYRLFKRRGWM
- a CDS encoding ferritin-like domain-containing protein — encoded protein: MLSTKSLFQEILDDDESFALFCSIAAGGESQGGWENARIAALVPESQRALIPKITRHGADEDKHGRIFDALMKKRGVRPVPVPPETDYTMLLERGGVGLAHDRLRHDAPLTVEDIVTYLAHSRVTEQRASEQMELLRKHFSDHPELGRAVRMISADEDNHLAYCHEELLRFAYAGHGRVIQRTLRANALAEIRVYRDVSLAVMDRMGRILGWSRARAALLAAGIHAVYVYERLGGWRRMVSLRMPDRRNALGGPASTAPGFA
- a CDS encoding LLM class F420-dependent oxidoreductase, whose protein sequence is MQLGINLGYWGAGMDADNLAVAQEADRLGYAVCWAAEAYGSDAATVLTWVAAHTERIDVGSAIFQIPARQPAMTAMTAATLDSLSGGRFRLGLGVSGPQVSEGWYGVKFDKPLARTREYVEIIRKAMTRERLTHDGEHWTLPLPGGPGKPIKLTVHPQREHIPLYIAAIGPKNLEQTGEIADGALLIFPSADHLEDTAVRYLRAGREKAGKTLDGFDICPTLPLAVGDDKDVTALADTFRPYTALYVGGMGSRKQNFYNQLAGRMGYEREAAEIQDKYLSGDKQGAAAAVPHDLIDSTTLLGSVDRIADRMKAYAAAGVTTLTLAPAGFTLDERLASLRAGTEALERAGLA
- a CDS encoding aldo/keto reductase; translated protein: MEQRHLGRTGLRVSRIGLGTLTWGRDTDEHDAADLLKTFWEAGGNLVDTADVYGDGEAEYLLGQLMDGLVPRRDLVISTKAGSVPDPDRRVDGSRGHLLSALDASLARLGTDHVDVWHLHSYDPATPLEETLQALDIAVASGRARYAGVADFCGWQLARAATWQLAAPGSRARLASTQMEYSLLQRGVEREVLPAAVDTGIGLLPSSPLGRGVLTGKYRGGAVPPDSRGASEHLAPFVEPYLDDTASRIVDAVTTAADGLAVTALQVALAWVRDRPGVAAPVVGARNARQLAAALSVEALSLPDEICRALDDVSAPVHRYPDHDWSTL
- a CDS encoding ATP-binding domain-containing protein — translated: MSTEPPETTEDAEPGTPGEAADTSETAAASGTAEVSPEAAPDAPAEAEGTETAGTEAAGTETESVQTPGAGQVSEAEAELLAQRAERERIERRKAQRQEPIEAGGKLSGTAADLLAAVRAVESGEKPATAVFEEAPRPAPRRPAPEPVRPAPPVTVEPVPADGVVAAVREVLVQGGAPEGLAARAAGVLGEGAAQALRADPWQLLRVAGVRPEQADGFARALLGGEAGPEDGRRERAVTGWLMEQAAAAGHTALEMSALTTVLARQGVPDPEEAVRTAIADGDVLVFQDPLPETGAPAPRRGGAADGADGAEEERPVRVLVGLERYAMAEESLADGLARLVNSAPQQDGPGAEWERAAASASGSAGELIRAVAGHGLVLHTGGEASLVEPAALLRAAHGLGLRAWAAAHTPIGRARFAALLEAATAGGVETGGTGAGVTVAEGERAEGPAVATVAGLLSGAEGPGRDADGALLLDLLVVLDAPQLDVETAALVTESLPDGSRLLLAGDPGVLWSVGPGRVFADLLAARVCPQIASRRPDPGPLGELVSGIGAGELNQVAAPGKEVVIVPVRDPGEAVHRTVQLVVDSVPRAIGVPAEETQVITPGHGGAVGTRALNAALKERLNPGPGRFGGFDPGDRIAYSPAPGRTVPGRVVKADADGLHLACAGEAVVVPQERVEQAVRHGWALTAHQAAGGRWPAVVVVLPGDAVQALSRPWVYTAFSRADRHLSVVHGVEQALPRAVAEVAAKPRTTRLPVLLAPQVPAAAG